A portion of the Falco naumanni isolate bFalNau1 chromosome 9, bFalNau1.pat, whole genome shotgun sequence genome contains these proteins:
- the ATP6V1G1 gene encoding V-type proton ATPase subunit G 1, with translation MASQSQGIQQLLQAEKRAAEKVAEARKRKNRRLKQAKEEAQAEIEQYRLQREKEFKAKEAAALGSHGSCTTEVEKETQEKMSVIQQNFQKNREVVLSQLLSLVCDIKPEIHVNYRING, from the exons ATGGCGAGCCAGTCGCAGGgcatccagcagctgctgcaggccGAGAAACGCGCCGCCGAGAAGGTGGCCGAGGCCCGCAAGC GAAAGAATCGGAGGCTGAAGCAGGCAAAAGAAGAAGCCCAGGCAGAGATTGAGCAGTACCGtctgcagagggagaaggagtTCAAAGCCAAGGAAGCAGCG GCACTTGGATCTCATGGCAGCTGCACCACTGAAGTTGAGAAAGAGACCCAGGAAAAGATGAGCGTAATCCAGCAGAACTTCCAGAAGAACCGTGAGGTGGTCCTTTCCCAGCTGTTGTCACTAGTGTGTGACATCAAACCTGAGATCCATGTGAATTACCGCATCAATGGGTAG